From Gimesia panareensis, the proteins below share one genomic window:
- a CDS encoding GYF domain-containing protein → MSDQFFIRIRGNVKGPLTAEQIRVQANRGRFGRHNEISEDGINWIRASSRPDLFPASVQPKVRKKQETETVLEFEAEDELTESPSKTDSYELQEASDTEQKNWYYSQDSERQGPVSFSKLQSMASSGALKPNDYVCQEGMDEWELGSEIPGLFATPKSEVIPVVDTVEVNNTRQSEFTRTAPMAVASLVLGLVGFNVLFLLGSILAVIFGHVALKQIKQAGGGLCGRGMAIAGLMLGYGVIFVCLIVIIILFVLMLIGVIAASS, encoded by the coding sequence TTGTCAGATCAATTTTTCATACGAATTCGTGGAAATGTAAAAGGGCCACTCACTGCTGAGCAAATCAGGGTTCAAGCGAATCGTGGTCGTTTTGGACGGCACAATGAAATATCCGAAGATGGTATCAACTGGATTCGCGCCTCTTCACGTCCTGATTTGTTTCCAGCTTCAGTGCAGCCCAAAGTCCGTAAGAAGCAGGAAACAGAAACAGTCTTAGAATTTGAGGCAGAAGACGAGTTGACAGAATCTCCCAGTAAGACTGATTCATATGAGCTACAGGAAGCCTCAGATACCGAACAGAAAAATTGGTATTATTCACAGGATTCAGAACGTCAGGGACCAGTATCATTTTCAAAGCTTCAGTCAATGGCATCATCCGGTGCCCTGAAACCGAACGATTATGTATGTCAGGAAGGAATGGATGAGTGGGAATTAGGCAGTGAAATTCCTGGTTTATTTGCAACGCCTAAATCTGAAGTGATTCCAGTTGTAGATACTGTTGAGGTGAATAATACCCGGCAGTCTGAATTTACGAGAACAGCCCCCATGGCCGTTGCCAGCCTGGTTCTGGGACTGGTCGGTTTCAATGTTTTGTTTTTGTTAGGGAGTATTCTGGCAGTCATTTTTGGTCATGTCGCTCTCAAGCAGATTAAACAGGCGGGAGGAGGACTCTGCGGTCGTGGTATGGCTATCGCAGGACTGATGCTGGGATATGGAGTTATTTTTGTTTGTTTGATCGTGATTATTATTCTATTCGTGTTAATGCTGATCGGCGTCATCGCGGCGAGCTCGTAG
- a CDS encoding MotA/TolQ/ExbB proton channel family protein yields MAITTEVPLSWSRQDIEQRFAFKGGRYTRVNTLLSILLGVILTVVFYALLIPLEGTFFADMFTRRGFIPYLICFFSFWSLSILFIKYRKLSFQKKSLVYIVVPSDTSFVLSSTTVDTVIDNIYECVDDPRHFVLFNRIIIALSNLRNLGRVTDVDEILRSQAVHDESSMETSYALLSGFIWAIPVLGFIGTVLGLSQAIGGFGKVLQTSEELSQIKTSLQGVTGGLATAFETTLQALIAALFIQLVLTFLKKSEEEFLDSCSEYCITNIVNKLRIMPFETQNDN; encoded by the coding sequence TTGGCTATTACCACTGAAGTTCCCCTTTCCTGGTCACGTCAGGATATAGAACAGCGTTTCGCTTTCAAAGGAGGAAGATACACACGTGTCAATACGTTACTCTCTATTCTGTTGGGAGTAATTCTGACAGTTGTTTTCTACGCGCTGCTCATTCCTCTGGAAGGAACGTTTTTCGCAGATATGTTTACCAGACGTGGATTCATTCCGTACCTGATCTGTTTTTTTTCATTCTGGTCACTGTCAATTTTGTTTATTAAATACCGGAAGCTCTCCTTTCAAAAGAAAAGTCTGGTTTATATTGTCGTTCCCTCTGATACGAGTTTTGTGTTGTCATCAACCACAGTGGATACTGTGATTGATAATATTTATGAATGTGTTGATGACCCGAGGCATTTTGTACTTTTCAATCGGATCATAATTGCCCTCTCTAATTTGAGAAACCTGGGACGAGTTACTGACGTCGACGAAATCCTGCGTTCGCAGGCGGTACACGATGAATCTTCAATGGAAACCAGTTACGCTCTTTTGAGCGGTTTTATCTGGGCGATTCCGGTTTTAGGATTTATTGGTACTGTACTCGGATTATCTCAAGCAATTGGCGGATTCGGAAAAGTTCTTCAGACCAGTGAAGAACTAAGTCAGATAAAGACATCACTACAAGGGGTAACGGGAGGATTGGCGACTGCTTTCGAGACGACTTTACAGGCATTGATCGCAGCACTCTTCATTCAGCTGGTACTTACCTTCCTGAAAAAATCAGAGGAAGAGTTTCTCGACTCCTGTTCTGAATACTGTATTACGAACATTGTCAATAAACTTCGCATCATGCCCTTTGAAACTCAGAATGACAATTGA
- a CDS encoding GYF domain-containing protein has product MTGWYFKSDETEYGPYSLDELIYLKNKGKITPSSLVKNEHHSGWVRAESVRELFSKERLTRSRIEFASLIKPNAVKEESDISSENVDFIDETPDKTSLPPLPAAHRNQSHKKVILSVLAGGLLLLFLLLLILILWKDTTQPETVAVSTSSQSQGAGMAGEQGPEGKTGAGDTMPSSAEAKESRDSAVAPTPIAESPEEVSQEVSQESKPTEMRNGTTDKEPPPSGLLTASRLVTASPSHENFSGNNEEINKRVKREGGKTGEVQISLIWNNRNDLDLHVLCPSGERISFDHRRSADGGELDIDMNVRGESTRPVENIYWSPKGMQKGIYRVFVHHYSRHGSPDPTRFTVRIIEDGKSRQFSGALSTGEPAMQIDQLSR; this is encoded by the coding sequence ATGACCGGCTGGTACTTTAAATCCGATGAAACAGAATATGGTCCTTATTCATTGGATGAACTGATCTACCTGAAAAATAAGGGAAAGATCACCCCAAGCTCACTGGTAAAAAACGAGCATCACAGCGGCTGGGTCCGAGCAGAGTCTGTACGTGAACTGTTTTCAAAAGAACGATTGACGCGTTCCAGAATTGAGTTTGCCTCTTTAATCAAGCCGAACGCCGTCAAAGAGGAATCAGACATCAGTTCTGAAAACGTTGATTTCATTGATGAAACGCCGGACAAAACAAGTCTTCCCCCTCTGCCGGCTGCGCATCGCAATCAAAGCCATAAGAAAGTCATTCTCAGCGTGCTGGCGGGAGGACTTCTGCTGTTGTTTCTGTTGCTGCTGATACTTATTTTATGGAAAGACACAACCCAGCCGGAGACAGTCGCCGTGTCAACATCCTCACAAAGCCAAGGAGCGGGAATGGCTGGTGAACAAGGCCCAGAGGGAAAAACAGGGGCCGGTGATACTATGCCGTCTTCTGCAGAAGCGAAAGAGAGCCGAGACAGTGCAGTAGCCCCGACTCCGATAGCTGAATCGCCAGAGGAAGTATCACAGGAAGTGTCCCAGGAGTCGAAACCTACTGAAATGAGAAATGGAACGACCGACAAAGAACCACCTCCATCCGGCCTGCTCACCGCCAGTCGACTGGTGACTGCCAGCCCCAGTCATGAGAATTTCTCGGGGAATAACGAGGAAATCAATAAGCGAGTTAAACGCGAGGGGGGAAAAACCGGTGAAGTTCAGATCTCTCTGATCTGGAATAACAGAAATGATCTGGATTTGCATGTGTTATGCCCCTCTGGTGAACGGATTTCATTTGACCACAGGCGATCTGCTGATGGGGGTGAACTGGATATTGACATGAATGTCAGAGGCGAATCAACTCGACCGGTCGAAAACATTTACTGGTCCCCTAAAGGCATGCAGAAAGGAATCTATCGGGTCTTTGTCCATCATTACAGTCGGCATGGATCCCCCGATCCGACCAGGTTTACTGTCAGGATCATTGAAGATGGGAAAAGCAGACAGTTTTCAGGAGCCCTCAGTACAGGAGAGCCTGCCATGCAGATCGATCAATTATCCCGTTAA
- a CDS encoding BAR domain-containing protein, translated as MSRRGKNRSAFSLFVFQDIIMSVTGIMILITLILSLEMMERQEMSPRERTSEIISQLKSAVGEVEDLEKQFQAGKSQLEDLTRFSPSYLQTQINELTELTAALQAENTSIAQDQKQTTDEKNKAVEQQEQIKTEQNKTEEIQQQIQNLKERLEKMKQENRVIFNPAEGTSKTPWLVEISANNISVAEMGKSQVPSQFTNVLQFEDWLTGRNPASEYFVLLIKPDGIEQFHALLPLLKEKHYDIGFDLLSASQNAIDPQTGAGSGLE; from the coding sequence ATGTCTCGACGTGGTAAAAATAGATCAGCATTTTCGCTTTTTGTTTTTCAAGACATCATCATGTCGGTCACTGGCATTATGATTCTGATTACATTGATTCTGTCCCTGGAAATGATGGAGCGCCAGGAAATGTCACCCCGGGAAAGAACCAGTGAGATTATTTCTCAGCTCAAAAGCGCTGTAGGCGAAGTTGAGGATCTGGAAAAACAATTCCAGGCAGGAAAATCTCAGTTAGAAGATTTGACTCGGTTTTCCCCCAGTTACTTACAAACACAGATTAACGAACTGACGGAACTCACGGCTGCCTTACAAGCGGAAAACACGAGTATTGCCCAGGATCAAAAGCAAACTACAGATGAGAAAAACAAAGCAGTTGAGCAGCAGGAACAGATTAAAACAGAACAAAACAAAACGGAAGAGATCCAACAGCAGATTCAAAATCTGAAAGAGCGACTTGAGAAAATGAAACAGGAAAACCGTGTTATTTTTAATCCGGCTGAAGGCACGTCCAAAACGCCCTGGCTTGTCGAGATCTCGGCTAACAATATTAGTGTAGCTGAAATGGGAAAATCTCAGGTGCCGTCTCAGTTTACCAATGTACTCCAGTTCGAAGACTGGCTAACAGGCAGAAATCCGGCTTCCGAGTATTTTGTTTTATTGATTAAACCTGATGGGATTGAACAGTTCCATGCTCTCCTGCCTCTTCTCAAAGAGAAGCATTATGATATAGGTTTTGATTTACTTTCAGCGAGTCAGAATGCGATCGATCCACAGACAGGTGCAGGGAGTGGTTTAGAATGA
- the istA gene encoding IS21 family transposase, translating into MELWGEIRRRVLTGEISQRAARDEYGIHWDTLQKILTYSEPPGYRLTKPRPSKLEPFLPIIHEILQNDRSVHRKQRHTGKRIFERLRDEHGYSGGITIVREAIRDWKAQSREVFLPLRHPPGEAQVDFGFADVWLDGTLTKVALFVMTLPYSDAIFIQAFPRECTEAFLEGHKRAFEFLGGVPQRISYDNS; encoded by the coding sequence ATGGAGTTATGGGGTGAGATCCGTCGGCGTGTTCTGACCGGAGAAATCAGTCAACGTGCTGCTCGTGACGAGTACGGTATTCACTGGGACACGCTGCAAAAAATACTGACCTACTCGGAGCCGCCGGGATACCGGCTGACTAAGCCCCGTCCTTCCAAGCTGGAGCCGTTTCTGCCGATCATTCATGAGATTCTGCAGAACGACCGCAGCGTTCATCGCAAACAGCGTCACACGGGGAAACGCATTTTCGAACGCCTGCGGGACGAACACGGGTATTCCGGTGGAATCACGATCGTCCGGGAAGCCATCCGTGACTGGAAAGCCCAGTCCCGCGAGGTTTTCCTGCCACTCCGCCATCCTCCGGGCGAAGCCCAGGTGGACTTCGGCTTTGCCGATGTCTGGCTGGACGGAACGCTCACCAAGGTCGCCCTGTTTGTGATGACGTTACCTTATTCGGATGCCATTTTTATCCAGGCCTTTCCCCGGGAGTGCACGGAAGCCTTTCTGGAAGGACACAAACGGGCCTTTGAATTTCTGGGCGGTGTACCGCAGCGGATCAGCTATGACAACTC
- a CDS encoding Mu transposase domain-containing protein: protein MLDYARSNFLVPVPRVASLETLNEQLVQCCRNDLQRQLRGQASPKQSLLAEEQREFLRPLPQQTFEACRLGQAHADSLSLVRFDTNSYSVPTKYAHRQITIVATITEVRLLFEETLIARHQRDWGREQTRFNPIHYLSLLERKPGGFDHARPLEDWDLPVCLGILRRRLEAELQSDGTREFIKVLRLLEHHPLSALKRAVEYALDIDATRASAIRLILEYQQESPLTLFSLEGRPHLKLVQVAQTDVSAYQSLLIGG, encoded by the coding sequence TTGCTGGACTATGCCCGCAGCAACTTCCTGGTCCCCGTTCCCCGGGTTGCTTCCCTGGAGACTCTGAACGAGCAGTTAGTGCAATGCTGCCGGAACGATCTGCAGCGTCAGTTGCGGGGACAGGCTTCCCCCAAACAGAGCCTGCTGGCGGAAGAACAACGGGAATTCCTGCGGCCCCTGCCACAGCAGACGTTCGAAGCCTGCCGACTGGGACAGGCACACGCCGACTCCCTGTCGCTGGTCCGCTTTGATACCAACAGTTACTCGGTTCCCACAAAATACGCGCATCGTCAGATCACTATCGTGGCCACCATCACCGAAGTGCGGCTGTTGTTTGAAGAGACGTTAATCGCCCGGCACCAGCGGGACTGGGGACGGGAACAGACCCGTTTTAACCCGATTCATTACCTGAGTTTACTGGAACGGAAGCCGGGAGGCTTTGATCATGCCCGCCCCCTGGAAGACTGGGATCTGCCGGTCTGTCTGGGCATTCTCCGCCGTCGGCTGGAAGCCGAACTGCAGTCAGACGGCACGCGGGAGTTCATCAAGGTGCTGCGCCTGCTGGAACACCATCCGTTATCCGCACTGAAGCGTGCGGTGGAATACGCGCTGGACATTGATGCGACCCGCGCTTCTGCCATTCGCCTGATTCTGGAATACCAGCAGGAGTCACCGCTGACTCTGTTCAGCCTGGAAGGCCGTCCCCACCTGAAGCTGGTACAGGTGGCACAGACGGATGTTTCTGCTTACCAGTCCCTGTTAATCGGAGGTTAA
- the istB gene encoding IS21-like element helper ATPase IstB, with the protein MTRKQTKSLVLLQHHLKNLRLPTILRECEKIAARCATDNVDHLGFLLQLCELELIERERRAAERRLKAAKFPTYKTLETFDFQVQPGLNKLLVSELMRGEFIEQRENILLVGNSGTGKTHLAVALGIAACGQGKRVRFYQVTELITQLMEAREQRELTRLKKQLAKLDLLILDELGYVPASKLGSELLFDVISTAYERFSLIVTTNLPFENWTEVLGSERLTGATLDRLTHRCHILETTGESYRLQDAKRRHTKSSSKQPRLTK; encoded by the coding sequence GTGACCAGAAAACAAACCAAAAGCCTGGTGCTGCTGCAGCACCATCTCAAGAACCTGAGGCTGCCCACCATCCTCAGAGAATGCGAAAAGATCGCCGCCCGTTGTGCCACTGACAATGTCGACCATCTGGGATTCCTGTTACAGTTATGTGAACTGGAACTGATTGAACGGGAACGCCGGGCCGCGGAACGACGTCTGAAGGCCGCGAAGTTCCCGACGTATAAGACCCTGGAAACGTTCGATTTTCAGGTCCAGCCCGGCCTCAACAAACTGCTGGTCAGCGAACTGATGCGGGGTGAGTTTATCGAGCAGCGGGAGAATATCCTGCTGGTGGGCAATTCCGGCACCGGCAAGACGCACCTGGCAGTCGCCCTGGGGATTGCCGCCTGCGGCCAGGGAAAGCGGGTCCGCTTTTACCAGGTCACAGAACTGATTACCCAGTTAATGGAAGCCCGCGAACAGCGGGAGTTAACCCGCCTGAAAAAGCAGCTCGCGAAACTCGATCTGCTGATTCTGGATGAACTGGGATATGTCCCCGCAAGTAAACTCGGCTCCGAGTTGCTGTTCGACGTGATCAGCACGGCTTACGAACGTTTCAGCCTGATCGTAACGACCAATCTCCCCTTTGAAAACTGGACCGAGGTCCTGGGCAGCGAACGGCTGACGGGGGCCACACTCGACCGGCTCACCCATCGTTGCCATATCCTGGAAACCACTGGTGAAAGTTACCGGTTACAGGACGCCAAACGGCGGCACACAAAAAGCTCAAGCAAGCAACCGCGACTGACGAAATAA
- a CDS encoding TetR/AcrR family transcriptional regulator — protein sequence MPSPSQDEIRRRNNPKLRSEPSKSERTRQAILDAALEYLWSHPFRDLTISELMSQTEVTRATFYRYFSDLHELLEHLLNELESAILEVSQPWITGEGQGAIQLAESLSSLVKVFYQRGPIVRSFVEAAPLDERLEQSWDRVVGGFDDLVTACIEREQAAGLVPEFDARQVAIALNRMNIGIFAHHFGRRPRSNPAPVYCAMARLWISTIYGQEALEQVQDL from the coding sequence ATGCCATCTCCGAGCCAAGACGAAATCCGTCGCAGGAACAATCCGAAACTGCGATCGGAACCGAGCAAGTCCGAGAGGACTCGACAAGCGATTCTCGATGCAGCGCTCGAGTACCTGTGGTCACATCCTTTTCGGGATTTGACGATCTCAGAATTGATGTCTCAGACCGAAGTCACGCGAGCCACCTTTTATCGGTATTTCTCTGATCTCCACGAATTATTGGAGCATCTTCTGAATGAGCTGGAGAGCGCTATCCTGGAGGTCAGCCAACCATGGATTACCGGAGAGGGACAAGGGGCCATTCAGCTGGCCGAATCGCTCTCGAGCCTGGTGAAAGTATTTTATCAGCGTGGGCCTATCGTTCGTTCTTTTGTTGAAGCGGCTCCCCTGGATGAACGGTTGGAGCAATCCTGGGATCGCGTTGTTGGCGGTTTTGATGATCTGGTCACCGCCTGTATTGAGCGGGAGCAGGCCGCAGGGCTGGTTCCGGAGTTTGATGCGCGCCAGGTGGCAATTGCACTCAACAGGATGAATATCGGGATATTTGCACACCACTTCGGCCGGCGTCCCCGGAGCAATCCAGCCCCCGTGTATTGTGCGATGGCGCGTCTCTGGATCAGCACGATTTACGGTCAGGAGGCCCTGGAGCAGGTTCAGGATTTGTGA